The Geomonas agri genome contains the following window.
AGGTCCTTGGCCGACGCTGAGGCGAGGCTGATGCGCCCGTTCAGGCGCTCCAGATCGTAGACTCCGGAGAGAAGCGTCTTCAGTTCGGCGCGCACGCCGGGGAACTCGATCAGCTCCTGCAGCGCGTCCTGGCGTCCGCGGATCTTCTCCTGGTCCATGAGCGGGTAGTTGATCCACTGCTTGAGTTTTCTCCCCCCCATCGCGGTGACGGTACGGTCCATGAGCCCAAGGAGTGACCCCTTGCGCTTGCCGTCGGCGATGGTCTGGGTCAGCTCCAGGTTGCGCCGGGTCGACTCGTCCAGGAGCAGGTGCTGGTTTTGGTTGTAAGGGGTGATCCCGGTGACGTGCGGGGCGTTCCCCTTCTGGGTATCCACCAGGTAGTGCAGCACGGCACCCGCGGCAAGAAGCGCGACCGGGAGGGTATGGCAGCCAAGCGTCTCGGCGGTGGCCCCCTTGAACTGGTTGCCGATCAGGCGGTTGCAGTAATCGCTGTCGTAGACCCACTCCTCGAAGTAGGTGACGCTGCGGTCCGTCGCAGCCGGTGCCATCTCCTTGGCGCGTTGCGGTTCCCGGAAGGAGGAGGGAAGGATGATCTCGCGCGGCGCAATGCAGGCAACTTCAGCGAGCGCTGCCTGCAGCCCGGAAAGCTCGGTGACCCGGAACTCGCCGGTGGAGAGGTCCAGGTAGGAGAGCCCGTAGCAGTCGCCGTCGCTGCAAAGGGCCAAGAGGTAATTATTTTCCTTGGGAGAAAGTGAGGCGTCCTCGATCACGAGCCCCGGGGTGATCACCTTGACCACCTCGCGCTTCACGATCCCCTTGGCGAGCTTGGGGTCCTCCGCCTGTTCGCAGATGGCCACCTTCTCGCCCGCCTCAACCAACTTGGCAATGTAGGGAGCGCAGGAGTGGTAGGGGACTCCGCACAGGGGAACCTCCGAGCCATCCGCGTTTTTGTTGCGCGAAGTAAGGGTTATACCGAGGATGCGGGAAGCTTTTACCGCATCGTCAAGGAACATTTCGTAGAAGTCGCCGCATCTAAAGAAGAGGATGGCGTCGGGGTGTTCTGCCTTAATCTCGAGGAACTGCCGCATCATGGGCGTCATTTCAGACATTTGGAAAACCTTTTCGGGGGAAGAGAAACGCCGGCATCTTAACAAAATAGCGGGTCCATGTAAAGCTTCCGCGCCCTTGACCGGGGCGGAAGCGGTCAACGATGAGGGTAGCCGGGAAGTTTGTGGCCTTGACGCTAAAAAAAAGGTTTTTTTTACACTTCCTCTCTGGAGCTTTGCAGTAAATATCTTAAAAATGTCCAATGTTTTTTTCGGAGTGGCGCCTGCCCTGCGGCCGCGGATTATGGCCGCAGACTAAGGCATACGGTGACTCATGGTGAGAGCGGGCCGGCACCACCAGTGGTGCCGGCAAAGGGAGGTGCAGCATGGGGCATGGACGCAAGATTGCGGTGGTGGGCCTGGGGTACGTCGGGCTGCCCGTAGCGGTGGCCTTCGGCAAGGTGCGCAGCACCATCGGCTTTGACATCAGCACGAGAAGGATTGATGAGTTGCGAGCGGGGTGCGACCGGACCGGTGAGGTGGCTTCGGAGGAGCTGGTGAGCGCGGATATCTGTTACACCAACAGGATTGAGGACCTGCGCGAGGCCGACTTCCACGTGGTGGCCGTTCCTACGCCGGTTGACCCGGCCAACCAGCCTGACCTCACCCTGTTGTGCAGCGCATCGGAGACCGTAGGGAAGGCGCTCAAAAAGGGGGACATTGTGGTCTACGAGTCGACGGTGTACCCCGGCGTCACCGAGGAGATTTGCCTACCGATTCTGGAGCGGGTCTCGGGGATGAAGAGCCCGGACGACTTCACCGTGGGGTACAGCCCGGAGCGGATCAATCCCGGCGACAAGGAGCACACCTTTACCAGCATCCTGAAGGTGGTGTCGGGCCAGGACCCCCGCACCCTTGACGTGATCGCGTCGGTCTACTCGGAAGTGGTGGTCCCGGGGGTGCACCGCGCCCCCTCCATCAAGGTCGCGGAGGCGGCCAAGGTGATCGAGAACACCCAGCGCGACCTGAACATCGCCCTCATGAACGAGCTGGCCCTGATCTTCGACCGACTCGGCATCGACACCAGCGAGGTGCTCTCTGCCGCGGGGAGCAAGTGGAACTTCCTCAACTTCAAGCCGGGGCTCGTCGGCGGGCATTGCATCGGCGTCGACCCCTATTACCTGACCTATCAAGCGGAGAAGATCGGCTACATCCCCCAGGTGATCCTGGCAGGCCGGCGCATCAACGACGGTATGGGGAAATTTGTTGCCCAGCGCGCGGTCAAGGAGATCATCAGGGCCGGGCACCACGTGCTCGGCTCCTACGTCACGGTGCTCGGCCTCACCTTCAAGGAGAACTGCCCGGACCTCAGGAACTCCAAGGTGGTGGACATCCTGAACGAACTGGGGGACTACGGTCTGAAGGTACAGGTATGCGACCCGATGGCGGATCCCCAGGAGGCGAGGAGCGCCTACGGGGTATCGCTCAAGGATCCGGACCGTCTGCAACCGGCGGTCGCGGTGGTGGTTGCGGTGGCCCACGACGACTACCGGCAGTGGAGCCCGGCCAAGTTCGCGAGCCTCATGGTCGAGAACCCGGTCCTGATCGACGTCAAGGGTATCTACGACCCGCACCAGATGGCGAGCGCCGGAATCCGGGTGTGGTGCCTGTAACGATGCGGGGGAGGAGATGAGAGAGGGACACAGCTACCCAAGAGAACTGGTCGCCTTCATCTACGCCCGGTGGCGGGACGAGGCGTTTCTGGAGCGGGTCTGCCCAGAGCGGGAAGCGGGGAGCCTGCAGCTTCCCGAGCGCGCGGTGCTGGAGCAGGTGATCTCCACCTGCTACCAGGCGAGCCTCTTGCGCGAAGAGGAGCGCCCGGTCATGTTCCGGCTCATCATCCGGGACTCCTACCTCTTCGCCGCCCAGGAGGGCCCCCCGACCGGGATGCACCGCCTCATCTTCTCCAGGACGCGTCCCTTCAACGAATACGAGCTGCACCGCCTGGCGCCTGCCGCCGACTTCTACCGCACACTGATCGGCATCTTCATCGATCCCGCTCTCGGGGCCCAGATCTGGGGGCTACTCCACTCAGGAACCCGCTGGATGCATGCCGTCTACGGCGGCCGCAAGACCTCTCCCCCCATGCCGCCGAGCCTGGTGGTCTACGTCACCGGTCCGGGGCAGATCTCGGTCTGCATCGGGGACGAGATCATCGCCTCGCTGAACGGGGGGCAGATCAACTGCCCGACCCTGGACGTCTTTAACTCCGACTGGATGAGGAAGAGCCTTTCCCCCTTGAACGACGAGACCTTCGCCCTGCACCGCAAGGCGCGGCAGCGCGCGGAGCGCCCCTGGGCCGACCTCGACCCCGAATTCGGCAGCAAGATCGGACAGCAGGCAATCCGTCGCATAATCAGCGTGATCAGAAACTCCAACCACGGCGGGCTGTTGGTCTACCTGCCGGCCGAGATGGCTGACGAGATCATGGAGCAGAACCCCTACCTGACCCTGAAGTACCAGTTCCTGGAATTCGATTCGCGGCAGCGCTTCCTTTCGCTCACCTTGCGCATCATGAACACCCTGGCTGAGATCAACGGGAGCGCGGCTGCAGAAGGGAAAATGGTGGGGTGGCACGAGTACGTCAACAGCAAAAATGAGAACATCGCGCTGCTCGATGAGGCCATCTTCGACGTCGCCCACTTCATTGCGGCGCTCTCCGCCGTGGACGGCGCAGTGGTGATTACCAAGCGGCAGGAACTGCTCGGCTTCGGCGGGGTCATCTCCGGAGACCTGGATAGCGTGGGGATGGTGGCGCATGCCCTGGATACGGAGGGCGGGCAGTGCGAGTCGGTGCTGAGCGAGGGGGTGGGGACGAGGCACAGGGCGGCGTACCGCCTCTGCCAGCGGCTACACCAGGCCATAGCCATCGTCATCTCGCAGGACGAAAGCGTCCAGATCGTGCGTTGGCATAACGGCTCGGTCACCTACTGGGACCAGGTTCCGACCGGCGTTCCGGGATTCTAGCACGAAACGGCAGAGCGGGAGAATCAGTCATGGCAAACGACATCAACGTAGTCTTCTTGGGAAAATTCGGGTACCCCTCCGGGATGGCATCGACCAAACGGATCCAGCATTTCCTGGACTACTTGAACGGGCTGTCGACGACGACCAGGGTGCTGCAACTACGATCGACGGGCGAGAACGCGGGAACGGAGCAAGCGGGGAACTACCTCGGCACGGAGTACCGGCGCATCGGCGCCGATCTAAAGCTGGACCGTTTCCTGGTCTCGGGACTGTTCCGCTACCTTAGGGATGGGGTAGGGGCACTGAAGCGGTGGCGTATCTCGGGGGGAAGGAACGTACTGTACAGTTACGGCGGCGTCACCTTGGAAAGCGTAGCCTTCATACTGGCCGCCAAGCGCCTGGGGTACTTGGTCATCTTCGACATCGTCGAGGACAACACCTTCATTGACGACAAGTTGAGCCTGCCGGGTAAGATCAGGTGGCTGGCGGGGGAGCTATTGGACCGGTTTTTTCTTGGGCTTGCCGACGGCGTCGTGGTGATCTCCAACTACCTAAGAGCGCTCTACGGCAAGAAGGTGAATGCTTCGGTGCCCCTGGTGCTGATCCCGATCTCGGCCCGGTGCGGTACGAAGGTCCGCCCGGACAGGGAGCCAGGGCCGACGAGGATCGTCTACGCGGGGTCCTTTGCCAAGAAGGACGGCATCGAGCAGTTGCTGGATGCTTTTGAGAAGGTGCAGCAAAAGAAGGGGAACTGCACCCTGATGCTGTGCGGCACCGGGGCGAGCGTCAAGCTTTACCAGCCGCGCATCGCATCCAATCCCGCCATACAGTACATCGGCTACCTGGATGACAGCGCCTTCTACCGCTTCCTATCTGGGGCCGACGTCCTCTGCGTGACCAGAACCGGCTCGACCTACGCCAACGCCGGCTTCCCCTTCAAACTGGGCGAGTACCTGGCCACCGGCAACCCGGTCATCGTCTCGGACGTGGGGGACGTACGCCGCTACCTCAGCCACATGGAGGATGCGATCATCGTCGAGCCGGGCGACGTCTCCGCCATTGCCGGCGCACTCGAATACTGCCTCGACCATCCGGAAACGGCCGCCAGGATCGGCCAGAGCGGGGCGGACAAGTGCAGGCGCTACTTCGACCCTACAGCGAACGGCAACCTGCTCATGCAACTGATCCGGAGGCTGTGATCCGTCGCAGGGGGGCGGTGTTGCCTGGCCGCGGCTCCCTTCCTTCTTTACCTGCTTGCCCCGCGCGTGGGACGCGTTCAGTCCGCGTTCACGTTGCGCACCCCCTCCGGCTTCCAGGCCGGTGAGATGACCTTGGCGCCGCACTCCTTGCCGAGCAGGGTGCCGTAGGTGACCGAAAAGTCCCCGAACCTGTTGTTGAGGCAGTCCATGGCGCTCGCTACGAGCGCCTTTTTCCGTTCGTTCTCGAACAGGGGGAGCTGTTCCGCCTGGTGGGTCAGGTTGGTGATGCGCACCCCCAAAAGGCGCACCGGCTGGGCCAGTTCCAGCTGGTCCAGCAACTGCACGGCGTCGCGGTAAATCTCGTCGCTGTTGTTAGTGGGGGCGGCGCGGCTCATCTGGCGGGAGAAGGTGGTGAAATCAGGGTAGCGGATAGTAAGGGTGACTGTCTTGCCGGTGACGCGGTACTTCCTGGCGCGCCTGCCTACCATTTCGGAGAGCTGCAGCAGTACCGCCAGAATCTCGGATCGCTGGCAAAGATCGGCGTCGAGCGTGGTGCTGTGACCAACGCTCTTCACCTCCTCGGCCTCCTCCTCGGGGACCACCGGGGCGTCATCCACCCCGAGCCCCATGTAGTGCAGCCGCTCACCGGTGACGCCGAATTTCTTCCTGAGGATGTCGACCGGGAACCGCGCCAGCTCACCGCAGGTCCTGATGCCGAACGCTGCCAGTTGCTGCTGGGTCTTGGCGCCGATGCCACACAGCTGCTGGATCGGCAGCCTTTCCATGACCCGGGCCACCTGGTCCGGCGCGATCACGGTGAGCCCGTCGGGCTTTTGCATGTCAGAGGCGAGTTTGGCCAGGAGCTTGTTGGGAGCGATGCCCACCGAGCAAGTGAGGCCGAAGCGCTCCCTGATGCGCTCCTTGATCATCCGGGAGATCTCCTCAGCGGAGCCGAACAGGCTCAAGCTCCCCGTCACGTCGAGGAAGGCTTCGTCGATGGAGAAGACCTCCACCAGCGGGGTGTACTCGCGCATGATGGCGATGATCTGCTTGGAGGTGTAGCTGTACTTCTTGTTGTTGCCCACCACGAAGATCAGCTCCGGGCACTTCTGGCGCGCCTCCCAACTGTTCATCCCGGTCCTGACTCCGAAGGCGCGCGCCTCGTAGGAACAGGTGGTGATGATGGTGCGCTTGGCCGCACCGATCACCGCTACCGGTTTCCCCTGCAGGGCGGGGTTCGACTGTTGCTCGACCGACGCGAAAAAGGCATTCATGTCGATGTGCAGGATGATCCTGTTCTCGGCCAAGTGCTACTGCTCCTCGACCCCCATGAGGGTCCAGTTCTGGTCGGAGGTGTCGTACATCAGTTCATAGAGGTTACTGTCGTCGCAGACCGCGAAGTGCAAGCGGGTGGCTCCCCCCAGTGCGTCCTTCCAGCAGTAGGCAAGGCGGGTGACGCAGCACTTTTTCCTGCCCCACTCGAACCAGACCGGGCGGATCCCGGAGCCAGGGGCGAAGATGGCGGCTACCCTGACGCTGTCGCTCAGGCGCTGCATGAAATTACTCCATCTGCCGGTAGATGCCAACTACTTTCCCCACGATGGAGACCTCGCCGTCACTCTCGTGTACCAAGATGGGATCATAGTTGGGGTTTTCAGGTTGCAGCCGGATTCTGTTCGCCTCGCGGTAAAAGCGCTTGAGAGTCGCCTCGCCGGCCACCATGGCGACCACAATGTCCTTGTTGTTGGCGTCGGGCTGCGGGCGCACCAAGGCAAGATCTCCCTCCTTGATGTGGGCGTTGATCATGGAGTCCCCCTTAACGCGAAGGAAGAATGTGCCACCCTTGTCTAATTGGGAGCGGTCGATGGTGAAGTGCCCCTCGATGTCCTCGATGGCCGGGTGCAGCGCCCCGGCCCGCACTGTCCCCACGATGGGGAGACTTGCTCCCTGCCCCTGCCGGTTCAGCGTGATTCCTCGCGTGCTCCCCTCCTGACGGCGCAGGTACCCCTTCTTCTCAAGTGCCTCCAGATGCTTCAGTACCCC
Protein-coding sequences here:
- a CDS encoding nucleotide sugar dehydrogenase, producing MGHGRKIAVVGLGYVGLPVAVAFGKVRSTIGFDISTRRIDELRAGCDRTGEVASEELVSADICYTNRIEDLREADFHVVAVPTPVDPANQPDLTLLCSASETVGKALKKGDIVVYESTVYPGVTEEICLPILERVSGMKSPDDFTVGYSPERINPGDKEHTFTSILKVVSGQDPRTLDVIASVYSEVVVPGVHRAPSIKVAEAAKVIENTQRDLNIALMNELALIFDRLGIDTSEVLSAAGSKWNFLNFKPGLVGGHCIGVDPYYLTYQAEKIGYIPQVILAGRRINDGMGKFVAQRAVKEIIRAGHHVLGSYVTVLGLTFKENCPDLRNSKVVDILNELGDYGLKVQVCDPMADPQEARSAYGVSLKDPDRLQPAVAVVVAVAHDDYRQWSPAKFASLMVENPVLIDVKGIYDPHQMASAGIRVWCL
- a CDS encoding putative sensor domain DACNV-containing protein, giving the protein MREGHSYPRELVAFIYARWRDEAFLERVCPEREAGSLQLPERAVLEQVISTCYQASLLREEERPVMFRLIIRDSYLFAAQEGPPTGMHRLIFSRTRPFNEYELHRLAPAADFYRTLIGIFIDPALGAQIWGLLHSGTRWMHAVYGGRKTSPPMPPSLVVYVTGPGQISVCIGDEIIASLNGGQINCPTLDVFNSDWMRKSLSPLNDETFALHRKARQRAERPWADLDPEFGSKIGQQAIRRIISVIRNSNHGGLLVYLPAEMADEIMEQNPYLTLKYQFLEFDSRQRFLSLTLRIMNTLAEINGSAAAEGKMVGWHEYVNSKNENIALLDEAIFDVAHFIAALSAVDGAVVITKRQELLGFGGVISGDLDSVGMVAHALDTEGGQCESVLSEGVGTRHRAAYRLCQRLHQAIAIVISQDESVQIVRWHNGSVTYWDQVPTGVPGF
- a CDS encoding glycosyltransferase family 4 protein, with amino-acid sequence MANDINVVFLGKFGYPSGMASTKRIQHFLDYLNGLSTTTRVLQLRSTGENAGTEQAGNYLGTEYRRIGADLKLDRFLVSGLFRYLRDGVGALKRWRISGGRNVLYSYGGVTLESVAFILAAKRLGYLVIFDIVEDNTFIDDKLSLPGKIRWLAGELLDRFFLGLADGVVVISNYLRALYGKKVNASVPLVLIPISARCGTKVRPDREPGPTRIVYAGSFAKKDGIEQLLDAFEKVQQKKGNCTLMLCGTGASVKLYQPRIASNPAIQYIGYLDDSAFYRFLSGADVLCVTRTGSTYANAGFPFKLGEYLATGNPVIVSDVGDVRRYLSHMEDAIIVEPGDVSAIAGALEYCLDHPETAARIGQSGADKCRRYFDPTANGNLLMQLIRRL
- the dinB gene encoding DNA polymerase IV, whose amino-acid sequence is MAENRIILHIDMNAFFASVEQQSNPALQGKPVAVIGAAKRTIITTCSYEARAFGVRTGMNSWEARQKCPELIFVVGNNKKYSYTSKQIIAIMREYTPLVEVFSIDEAFLDVTGSLSLFGSAEEISRMIKERIRERFGLTCSVGIAPNKLLAKLASDMQKPDGLTVIAPDQVARVMERLPIQQLCGIGAKTQQQLAAFGIRTCGELARFPVDILRKKFGVTGERLHYMGLGVDDAPVVPEEEAEEVKSVGHSTTLDADLCQRSEILAVLLQLSEMVGRRARKYRVTGKTVTLTIRYPDFTTFSRQMSRAAPTNNSDEIYRDAVQLLDQLELAQPVRLLGVRITNLTHQAEQLPLFENERKKALVASAMDCLNNRFGDFSVTYGTLLGKECGAKVISPAWKPEGVRNVNAD
- the lexA gene encoding transcriptional repressor LexA, giving the protein MEQLTPRQQEVLEIISRHVEAYGYPPTLREIGAKLGVSGTLGVLKHLEALEKKGYLRRQEGSTRGITLNRQGQGASLPIVGTVRAGALHPAIEDIEGHFTIDRSQLDKGGTFFLRVKGDSMINAHIKEGDLALVRPQPDANNKDIVVAMVAGEATLKRFYREANRIRLQPENPNYDPILVHESDGEVSIVGKVVGIYRQME